A stretch of the Agromyces larvae genome encodes the following:
- the dprA gene encoding DNA-processing protein DprA: protein MRGSDAFDELLDRSARALEAVGRSLDDADAFARIVLGALAEPGDGVMGRAVAQVGAVATAHALLARPDVAALAALLPAEATVTPKTISDALARWMPRLDAEAILRSLAQAARVGAALLVPGDPDWPIGVDDLGVHTPLALWVRGRTAAIASSAPAIALVGARAATGYGEHVAIEASAGLVDRGFTVVSGGAYGIDGMAHRSALRSAGSTVAFLAGGIDRFYPLGHDDLLSRIVQTGAVVSEVPCGSSPTKWRFLQRNRLIAAASAATVVIEAGHRSGSLNTANHASALGRPIGAVPGPVTSPVSAGCHRLLRERDAICVVNAAQMAELAGGTGAHGALRLFDDPAGAARGGPPGPSAHPDAVRVLDALSPRSPRSVDDVARLAGVEPARVMGVLGILEIEGRAARRPNGWVARRAAG, encoded by the coding sequence ATGCGGGGATCCGACGCGTTCGACGAGCTGCTCGACCGCTCGGCACGCGCGCTCGAAGCGGTGGGGAGATCGCTCGACGATGCCGATGCGTTCGCCCGCATCGTGCTCGGCGCCCTCGCCGAGCCCGGCGACGGCGTCATGGGGCGCGCGGTTGCGCAGGTGGGCGCCGTCGCGACCGCGCACGCGCTGCTCGCGCGACCTGACGTCGCAGCGCTGGCCGCCCTGCTGCCCGCCGAGGCGACCGTGACGCCGAAGACGATCTCGGATGCGCTCGCGCGATGGATGCCGCGGCTCGACGCCGAGGCGATCCTGCGCTCGCTCGCGCAAGCCGCCCGAGTCGGGGCGGCACTGCTCGTGCCGGGCGATCCCGACTGGCCGATCGGCGTCGACGACCTCGGAGTGCACACGCCGCTCGCGCTGTGGGTGCGGGGGCGCACCGCGGCCATCGCGTCGAGCGCGCCGGCGATCGCCCTCGTCGGCGCCCGCGCGGCGACCGGGTACGGCGAGCACGTGGCGATCGAAGCGTCCGCCGGACTCGTCGACCGCGGGTTCACCGTCGTGTCGGGCGGCGCGTACGGCATCGACGGCATGGCGCACCGTTCGGCGCTGCGCAGCGCCGGCAGCACCGTGGCGTTCCTCGCCGGCGGCATCGACCGGTTCTACCCGCTGGGCCACGACGACCTGCTGTCGCGCATCGTGCAGACGGGTGCGGTCGTGTCCGAAGTGCCGTGCGGATCCTCGCCGACGAAATGGAGGTTCCTGCAACGCAACCGCTTGATCGCCGCGGCGTCCGCCGCGACCGTCGTGATCGAGGCCGGGCACCGGTCGGGGTCGCTGAACACCGCGAACCACGCGAGCGCACTCGGCCGGCCGATCGGCGCGGTGCCCGGGCCGGTCACGAGTCCGGTGTCGGCCGGGTGTCATCGGCTGCTGCGCGAACGCGACGCGATCTGCGTCGTGAACGCCGCGCAGATGGCCGAACTCGCGGGCGGCACCGGTGCGCACGGTGCGCTCCGACTGTTCGACGATCCGGCCGGCGCCGCCCGCGGCGGCCCGCCCGGCCCGTCGGCCCACCCCGATGCGGTGCGAGTGCTCGACGCGCTCAGTCCGCGTTCGCCGCGCAGCGTCGACGACGTCGCACGCCTGGCCGGAGTCGAACCCGCGCGGGTCATGGGCGTCCTCGGCATCCTCGAGATCGAAGGCAGGGCGGCGAGACGACCGAACGGCTGGGTCGCGCGGCGAGCCGCGGGATGA
- a CDS encoding metallophosphoesterase, whose protein sequence is MHAIDDQSDHSDRPRLGRYPAARHVLAHLSDTHLLAGGALLGGRVDTVALLDRAVAQLARLGTSIDAIVVTGDVADLGEPDAYRRARAAIAPLVAATGAELVWVMGNHDERASFRAELLDEPPGDAPVHRSVTVDGLRIIALDVSVPGYHHGSVDDAALHWLATELAAPAERGTVLALHHAPIATPLAVMDVLELRGQDTLADVLAGTDVRLILGGHLHYPTNGEFAGIPVSVAGALAYTMDLSAPPRELVGVDGGQSCSVVHLFDDAAVTSVVPVGAHPVVTSFGAEFLAELEALDEAGRLERFGRKAGA, encoded by the coding sequence GTGCACGCCATCGACGACCAGAGCGACCACAGCGACCGGCCGCGGCTCGGCAGGTACCCCGCTGCGCGGCACGTGCTCGCGCACCTGTCCGACACGCACCTGCTCGCGGGCGGCGCGCTGCTCGGCGGGCGGGTCGACACGGTCGCACTGCTCGATCGTGCCGTCGCCCAGCTGGCGAGACTCGGCACGTCGATCGACGCGATCGTCGTGACCGGCGATGTCGCCGACCTCGGCGAGCCCGACGCGTACCGACGGGCGCGGGCGGCGATCGCACCGCTGGTCGCGGCCACCGGCGCCGAGCTCGTCTGGGTCATGGGCAACCACGACGAGCGGGCGTCGTTCCGTGCCGAACTGCTCGACGAGCCGCCGGGCGACGCACCGGTGCACCGATCCGTGACGGTCGACGGTCTGCGCATCATCGCCCTCGACGTGAGCGTGCCCGGCTACCACCACGGCAGCGTGGACGACGCGGCGCTCCACTGGCTCGCGACCGAACTCGCCGCACCGGCCGAGCGCGGCACCGTGCTGGCCCTCCACCACGCCCCGATCGCGACCCCGCTCGCGGTCATGGACGTGCTCGAGCTGCGCGGGCAGGACACGCTCGCCGACGTGCTCGCGGGCACCGACGTGCGCCTCATCCTCGGGGGCCACCTGCACTACCCGACGAACGGCGAGTTCGCCGGCATTCCGGTGTCGGTCGCCGGCGCGCTCGCCTACACGATGGATCTGTCCGCGCCCCCGCGCGAACTCGTCGGCGTCGACGGCGGGCAGTCCTGCTCGGTGGTGCACCTCTTCGACGACGCCGCCGTGACCTCGGTGGTGCCGGTCGGCGCGCACCCGGTGGTGACGAGCTTCGGTGCCGAGTTCCTCGCCGAGCTCGAGGCACTCGACGAAGCGGGCCGGCTCGAACGATTCGGGCGCAAGGCGGGCGCATGA
- a CDS encoding DUF2469 family protein, giving the protein MDEDEFDDYDREVELALYREYRDIVAQFKYVVETERRFYLANEVELVRRDTEHDFYFELAMKDVWVWDVYRADRFVKAVRVLTFKDVNIEELATREFELPKELALDE; this is encoded by the coding sequence ATGGACGAGGACGAATTCGACGACTACGACCGCGAGGTCGAGCTGGCCCTGTACCGCGAGTACCGCGACATCGTGGCGCAGTTCAAGTACGTGGTCGAGACCGAGCGTCGGTTCTACCTCGCGAACGAGGTCGAACTGGTGCGCCGCGACACCGAGCACGACTTCTACTTCGAGCTCGCCATGAAAGACGTCTGGGTGTGGGACGTCTACCGCGCCGATCGATTCGTGAAGGCCGTGCGGGTGCTCACCTTCAAGGACGTGAACATCGAAGAGCTCGCCACGCGCGAGTTCGAGCTGCCGAAAGAGCTCGCGCTCGACGAGTAG
- the map gene encoding type I methionyl aminopeptidase, with translation MIELRTPAELDEMRPAGRFVASVLEATAAAAKVGVNLLELDAIAHEMIRKAGAESCYIDYHPSFGASPFGKVICTSVNDAVLHGLPHDYTLRDGDLLSLDFAASVNGWVSDSAISLVVGTPRDADLRLIDTTERALAAGIAAATVGNRIGDISRAIADVARAQGYSINTDFGGHGVGRTMHGDPHVPNNGRPGRGMPLKPGLVIAIEPWFLETTDRIFTDPDGWTLRSADGSRGAHSEHTVAITEQGPIVLTQRAG, from the coding sequence GTGATCGAACTGAGGACCCCCGCCGAGCTTGACGAGATGCGCCCCGCCGGCCGATTCGTCGCGAGCGTGCTCGAGGCCACCGCCGCCGCCGCGAAAGTCGGCGTGAACCTGCTGGAGCTCGACGCCATCGCGCACGAGATGATCCGCAAGGCCGGCGCCGAGAGCTGCTACATCGACTACCACCCGTCGTTCGGCGCGAGCCCGTTCGGCAAGGTGATCTGCACGTCGGTGAACGACGCCGTGCTGCACGGCCTCCCCCACGACTACACCCTCCGCGACGGCGACCTGCTGAGCCTCGACTTCGCCGCGAGCGTGAACGGTTGGGTCTCGGACTCGGCGATCTCGCTCGTCGTCGGCACCCCGCGCGACGCCGACCTGCGCCTCATCGACACCACCGAGCGGGCGCTCGCCGCCGGCATCGCGGCCGCCACGGTCGGCAACCGCATCGGAGACATCTCCCGTGCGATCGCCGACGTGGCGCGCGCGCAGGGCTATTCGATCAACACCGACTTCGGCGGCCACGGCGTCGGGCGCACCATGCACGGCGACCCGCACGTGCCGAACAACGGCCGGCCCGGCCGCGGCATGCCGTTGAAGCCCGGCCTCGTGATCGCGATCGAGCCGTGGTTCCTCGAGACCACCGACCGGATCTTCACCGATCCCGACGGCTGGACGCTGCGCAGCGCCGACGGCTCGCGCGGCGCGCACTCCGAGCACACGGTCGCGATCACCGAGCAGGGACCGATCGTGCTCACTCAGCGCGCGGGCTGA
- a CDS encoding YifB family Mg chelatase-like AAA ATPase, translating to MPVGRTRSVALLGLAGSIVDVEADLSSQLPNLIIIGLPDAALAEARDRVRSAATNAGCPLPNRRLTVNLSPASLPKHGSAFDLGIAIACLAACGGVDPASVGQVVHLGELGLDGRVRPIDGVLPAVLAAARAGHRTVMVPAANAEEAALVPDVRVVGVATLCEAAIWHGGRYDVPEELLGADPLAAADGAAQAETSAETAHLDLADVAGNESAIRALLVAAAGGHHLFLEGPPGAGKTMLAARLPGLLPDLDTDAALEVASLRSLAGRAPKGLNRRPPFEAPHHTASAAAMVGGGSRIIRPGAAPRASHGVLFLDEAPEFPASVLDVLRQPLESGSISIHRANAVATFPARFQLVLAANPCPCGQHGVSDAECSCAPSVRRRYLGRISGPLLDRVDLRLWVPRITAAELRMAGERRTTTTAEARAAVLAARGAAAERLTGTPWRVNADMPGPWIRGAGGLHPGGRATAALDRALERGSVTMRGYDRVIKVAWTLSDLEGAARPDAGHVGEALFLRKAMA from the coding sequence ATGCCGGTCGGGCGCACCAGGTCGGTGGCGCTGTTGGGGCTGGCCGGGTCGATCGTCGACGTCGAGGCCGACCTGTCCAGTCAGCTGCCCAACCTGATCATCATCGGTCTGCCCGACGCGGCGCTGGCCGAGGCGCGCGATCGAGTGCGCTCCGCGGCGACGAACGCCGGCTGCCCGCTGCCGAACCGCCGCCTCACGGTCAACCTGTCGCCCGCGTCGTTGCCGAAGCACGGCTCGGCCTTCGACCTGGGCATCGCGATAGCCTGCCTCGCGGCGTGCGGCGGGGTCGATCCGGCGTCGGTCGGGCAGGTCGTGCACCTCGGCGAACTCGGGCTGGACGGGCGGGTCCGGCCCATCGACGGCGTGCTTCCGGCCGTGCTCGCCGCGGCGCGGGCCGGGCACCGCACGGTCATGGTGCCGGCGGCGAACGCCGAGGAGGCCGCGCTCGTCCCCGACGTACGCGTGGTCGGGGTGGCGACGCTCTGCGAGGCGGCGATCTGGCACGGCGGCCGGTACGACGTGCCCGAGGAGCTGCTCGGCGCCGACCCGCTCGCAGCCGCCGATGGCGCGGCGCAGGCCGAGACGTCGGCGGAGACGGCGCACCTCGACCTGGCCGACGTGGCCGGCAACGAGTCCGCGATCCGGGCGCTGCTGGTCGCTGCGGCGGGCGGGCACCACCTCTTCCTCGAGGGGCCGCCCGGCGCGGGCAAGACGATGCTCGCCGCCCGGCTGCCCGGCCTGCTGCCCGATCTCGACACCGATGCCGCGCTCGAGGTGGCCTCGCTGAGGTCGCTGGCCGGGCGCGCTCCGAAGGGTCTGAACCGCCGGCCGCCGTTCGAGGCGCCGCACCACACCGCGTCGGCTGCGGCGATGGTGGGCGGCGGCAGCCGCATCATCCGGCCCGGCGCCGCGCCGCGCGCCTCGCACGGCGTGCTGTTCCTCGACGAGGCGCCCGAGTTCCCGGCGTCCGTGCTGGACGTGCTGCGCCAGCCGCTCGAGTCGGGCAGCATCAGCATCCACCGCGCCAATGCGGTCGCCACGTTCCCCGCTCGGTTCCAGCTCGTGCTGGCCGCCAACCCATGCCCGTGCGGGCAGCACGGCGTGAGCGACGCCGAGTGCTCGTGCGCACCCTCGGTGCGGCGCAGGTACCTCGGTCGCATCTCGGGGCCGCTGCTCGACCGGGTCGACCTGCGGCTCTGGGTTCCCCGCATCACCGCAGCCGAGCTGCGCATGGCGGGGGAGCGGCGCACCACCACCACGGCCGAGGCGCGCGCCGCGGTGCTCGCCGCGCGCGGTGCCGCTGCCGAACGGCTCACCGGCACGCCGTGGCGGGTGAACGCCGACATGCCGGGCCCGTGGATCCGCGGAGCCGGCGGCCTGCATCCGGGCGGGCGCGCGACCGCGGCGCTCGACCGGGCGCTCGAACGCGGGTCCGTGACCATGCGCGGCTACGACCGGGTGATCAAAGTCGCCTGGACCCTCAGCGACCTCGAGGGCGCCGCGCGCCCCGACGCCGGCCACGTCGGCGAGGCGCTGTTCCTGCGGAAGGCGATGGCGTGA
- the rplS gene encoding 50S ribosomal protein L19 produces the protein MHILDSVDAASLKSDIPDFRPGDTVKVHVNIVEGSRSRVQVFQGVVIGRSGQGVRETFTVRKISFQVGVERKFPVHSPIIDKIEVVTRGDVRRAKLYYLRELRGKKAKIKEKREN, from the coding sequence ATGCACATCCTCGACAGCGTCGATGCCGCCAGCCTGAAGAGCGACATCCCCGACTTCCGCCCCGGCGACACCGTCAAGGTGCACGTCAACATCGTCGAAGGCAGCCGGTCGCGCGTCCAGGTGTTCCAGGGCGTCGTCATCGGCCGTTCGGGCCAGGGCGTCCGCGAGACCTTCACGGTCCGCAAGATCAGCTTCCAGGTCGGCGTCGAGCGCAAGTTCCCGGTGCACTCGCCGATCATCGACAAGATCGAGGTCGTCACCCGCGGTGACGTGCGGCGCGCGAAGCTGTACTACCTGCGCGAACTGCGCGGCAAGAAGGCCAAGATCAAGGAGAAGCGCGAGAACTGA
- a CDS encoding ribonuclease HII, whose translation MARRNAPDLRVERAMFDEGVPFVLACDEVGRGALAGPVTVGLVVIGPDVRRMPAGLRDSKLLPEPKRELLAPRAAAWVHASAVGEASADEIDELGIMACLGLAGARAWAQLAESVALESGLPLVLDGNYDWLSPSIEHRARVVTRIKADRDCASVSAASVIAKVHRDRGMRRAHDDLPLYGWDENKGYSTRAHFAALAEHGPSALHRRTWLHDRSAAAAEEPALFDLGVG comes from the coding sequence ATGGCGCGCCGCAACGCCCCCGATCTGCGCGTCGAACGTGCGATGTTCGACGAGGGGGTGCCGTTCGTGCTCGCCTGCGACGAGGTCGGTCGAGGGGCGCTGGCCGGCCCGGTGACGGTGGGGCTCGTGGTCATCGGCCCCGACGTGCGGCGCATGCCCGCCGGGCTTCGAGACTCGAAGCTGCTGCCCGAGCCCAAGCGCGAGCTGCTCGCGCCGCGGGCGGCGGCGTGGGTGCACGCCTCGGCGGTGGGCGAGGCATCCGCCGATGAGATCGACGAACTCGGCATCATGGCCTGCCTCGGCCTCGCCGGAGCGCGGGCCTGGGCGCAGCTCGCCGAGAGCGTCGCGCTCGAATCCGGGCTGCCGCTCGTGCTCGACGGCAACTACGACTGGTTGAGCCCGTCGATCGAGCACCGGGCGCGGGTCGTCACGCGCATCAAAGCCGACCGCGACTGCGCATCGGTGTCGGCGGCATCCGTCATCGCCAAGGTGCACCGCGACCGCGGAATGCGCCGCGCGCACGACGACCTGCCGCTCTACGGCTGGGACGAGAACAAGGGCTACTCGACGCGCGCGCACTTCGCCGCCCTCGCCGAGCACGGTCCCAGCGCGCTGCACCGGCGCACCTGGCTGCACGACCGCTCGGCGGCGGCCGCCGAGGAGCCGGCGCTGTTCGACCTCGGCGTAGGATGA
- the nirB gene encoding nitrite reductase large subunit NirB, which translates to MSESASAHQADVREVLIVGAGPAAHRLADSLHARDHERAVRVTVVGEESWHPYDRVALSTRLAGEVDLTLQPSEMWSEDQVRLVVGERVEAVDPAARTATTDAGRVLHWDELVLATGSSAPVPDLPGAEHARVYRTIDDVDALVAEVGAIARDEGRPARVVVAGGGLLGLEAAGGLAKLGADVAVVHSGRWLMSAQLDEGAGRALGRLITAQGLALHLGTRPAAVEVEGDRVTGVALTDGTRVAADVIVFAIGIRARDELGRALGLELGERGGIAIDRACRTSAANIWAIGEVASFEGRCTGLVAPANAMAEVVADRLLGGGAEFSEVDDATKLKLSGVDVASFGDALATTVGALEVVYADPARGLYQKLVVTDDAKTLLGGIFVGDAEPYASLRPLLGTALSAEPAAYLSAAGAEPPAGDELPDAALVCACNNVTAGTIRGAVHGPDGCTELGALKTCTRAGTQCGSCVPLVKKLLEGELRKTGVAISRALCEHIPISRQELFDSVRVLGLTSFDDIMARLGTGRGCDVCKPAIASILAAEHGSYILDAGRGTLQDTNDRAMANMQKDGTYSVVPRIPAGEITPDKLAVIAEVAMEFGLYTKITGGQRIDLFGARLDQLPDIWKRLVDAGFESGQAYGKALRNVKSCVGSTWCRYGVQDSVAMAIRLELRYRGLRSPHKLKFGVSGCARECAEARGKDVGVIATEAGWNLYVGGNGGFQPSHAQLLASDLDDETLIKYIDRYLMYYIRTADRLQRTARWMEDLDGGLDHVREVVVEDSLGLAEELEAAVARHVGGYEDEWAATLADPERLRRFRAFVNEPTAPTVARVRERGQLRPATPEEQARGEAVLVAGPTIPVRGSDA; encoded by the coding sequence ATGTCCGAATCCGCCAGCGCGCACCAGGCCGATGTCCGCGAGGTCCTCATCGTCGGCGCCGGGCCGGCCGCCCACCGCCTCGCCGACAGCCTGCACGCCCGCGACCACGAGCGCGCGGTTCGGGTGACCGTCGTCGGCGAGGAGTCGTGGCATCCGTACGACCGGGTCGCGCTCAGCACCCGGCTGGCGGGCGAAGTCGACCTCACCCTGCAGCCCTCGGAGATGTGGTCGGAAGACCAGGTGCGCCTGGTCGTCGGCGAACGCGTCGAAGCCGTCGACCCGGCCGCCCGCACGGCGACCACCGACGCCGGCCGGGTGCTGCACTGGGACGAGCTCGTGCTCGCGACGGGCTCGTCGGCGCCGGTGCCCGACCTCCCCGGCGCCGAGCACGCCCGCGTCTACCGCACGATCGACGACGTCGATGCGCTCGTCGCCGAGGTGGGCGCGATCGCCCGCGACGAAGGCCGACCGGCGCGCGTCGTGGTCGCGGGCGGCGGCCTGCTCGGGCTGGAAGCGGCCGGCGGACTCGCCAAGCTCGGCGCCGATGTCGCGGTGGTGCACTCGGGGCGGTGGCTGATGTCGGCGCAGCTCGACGAGGGCGCCGGCCGGGCGCTCGGGCGTCTCATCACGGCGCAGGGGCTCGCACTGCACCTCGGCACCCGACCCGCGGCCGTCGAAGTCGAGGGCGATCGCGTCACGGGCGTGGCGCTGACCGACGGCACCCGCGTCGCCGCCGACGTGATCGTGTTCGCGATCGGCATCCGCGCTCGCGACGAGCTGGGCCGCGCGCTCGGCCTCGAACTCGGCGAGCGCGGCGGGATCGCGATCGATCGCGCCTGTCGCACCTCGGCGGCGAACATCTGGGCGATCGGCGAGGTCGCGAGCTTCGAGGGCCGCTGCACCGGCCTCGTCGCCCCGGCGAACGCGATGGCCGAGGTCGTCGCCGACCGGCTGCTCGGCGGTGGCGCCGAGTTCTCGGAGGTCGACGACGCCACCAAGCTGAAACTGTCGGGGGTGGATGTCGCGAGCTTCGGGGATGCGCTCGCCACGACGGTCGGCGCGCTCGAGGTCGTGTACGCCGATCCGGCCAGGGGCCTGTATCAGAAGCTCGTGGTCACCGACGACGCGAAGACCCTGCTCGGCGGCATCTTCGTCGGCGACGCCGAACCGTACGCGTCGCTGCGACCGCTGCTCGGCACCGCGCTCTCGGCGGAACCGGCCGCCTACCTCTCGGCCGCGGGCGCCGAACCTCCCGCGGGCGACGAGCTGCCCGACGCGGCGCTGGTGTGCGCGTGCAACAACGTGACCGCGGGAACGATCCGCGGGGCCGTGCACGGACCCGACGGGTGCACCGAGCTCGGCGCGCTGAAGACCTGCACCCGGGCCGGCACCCAGTGCGGCTCGTGCGTGCCGCTCGTGAAGAAGCTCCTCGAGGGCGAGCTGCGCAAGACCGGCGTCGCCATCTCGCGGGCGCTCTGCGAGCACATCCCGATCTCGCGTCAGGAGCTGTTCGACTCGGTTCGGGTGCTGGGCCTCACGAGCTTCGACGACATCATGGCTCGGCTCGGCACCGGGCGCGGCTGCGATGTCTGCAAGCCCGCGATCGCCTCGATCCTGGCCGCCGAGCACGGCAGCTACATCCTCGACGCCGGTCGCGGCACCCTGCAGGACACCAACGACCGCGCGATGGCGAACATGCAGAAGGACGGCACCTACTCGGTGGTGCCGCGCATCCCGGCCGGCGAGATCACGCCCGACAAGCTCGCGGTGATCGCCGAGGTCGCGATGGAGTTCGGCTTGTACACGAAGATCACCGGCGGCCAGCGCATCGACCTCTTCGGCGCCCGGCTGGACCAGCTTCCCGACATCTGGAAGCGGCTCGTCGACGCGGGCTTCGAGTCGGGTCAGGCGTACGGCAAGGCGCTGCGCAACGTGAAGAGCTGCGTCGGCTCCACCTGGTGCCGGTACGGCGTGCAGGACTCGGTCGCGATGGCGATCCGGCTCGAGCTGCGCTACCGCGGGCTGCGTTCGCCGCACAAGCTGAAGTTCGGCGTCTCGGGGTGCGCGCGCGAGTGCGCCGAAGCCCGCGGCAAGGACGTCGGCGTCATCGCCACCGAGGCCGGATGGAATCTCTACGTGGGCGGCAACGGCGGGTTCCAGCCCTCGCACGCGCAGCTGCTCGCGAGCGACCTCGACGACGAGACCCTGATCAAGTACATCGACCGCTACCTGATGTACTACATCCGCACCGCCGACCGGCTGCAGCGCACCGCGCGCTGGATGGAGGACCTCGACGGCGGACTCGACCACGTGCGCGAGGTCGTGGTCGAGGACTCGCTCGGCCTCGCCGAGGAACTCGAGGCCGCGGTCGCGCGCCACGTCGGCGGCTACGAGGACGAGTGGGCGGCCACCCTCGCCGATCCCGAGCGGTTGCGACGATTCCGCGCGTTCGTGAACGAGCCGACCGCACCGACCGTCGCGCGGGTGCGCGAACGCGGGCAGCTTCGGCCGGCCACACCCGAAGAGCAGGCCCGCGGCGAAGCCGTGCTGGTCGCCGGTCCCACCATCCCGGTTCGCGGGAGCGACGCGTGA
- a CDS encoding YraN family protein, giving the protein MAHNTELGRRGEQLAVDHLVARGMVVLDRNWRCRLGEIDIVARDGDDTVFVEVKTRTGAGYGHPFEAITALKLARMRRLAVAWCEASGRAVGRIRLDAVAILVPGEAPALIEHLEGLG; this is encoded by the coding sequence ATGGCCCACAATACGGAACTCGGTCGACGCGGCGAACAGCTCGCGGTCGACCACCTCGTCGCGCGCGGCATGGTCGTGCTCGACCGCAACTGGCGGTGCCGGCTCGGCGAGATCGACATCGTCGCGCGCGACGGCGACGACACGGTCTTCGTCGAGGTGAAGACGCGCACGGGCGCCGGCTACGGGCATCCGTTCGAGGCGATCACGGCGCTGAAGCTGGCGCGGATGCGCCGGCTCGCGGTCGCGTGGTGCGAGGCGTCGGGCCGTGCCGTCGGGCGGATCCGACTCGACGCCGTCGCCATCCTCGTTCCCGGCGAGGCGCCCGCGCTCATCGAGCACCTCGAAGGGCTCGGCTGA
- the nirD gene encoding nitrite reductase small subunit NirD: MTILLDTTWRTVCAVEDLEPNWAEAALLDDRQVAIVLVSDDEVYAVDHHDPHSGAPVMARGIVGSRGDRPTIASPLHKEVYDLGTGECYTDPSLVLRTYRTRVVGGSIEVELAS; encoded by the coding sequence ATGACGATCCTGCTCGACACGACCTGGCGTACGGTCTGCGCGGTGGAGGACCTCGAGCCGAACTGGGCCGAGGCCGCACTGCTCGACGATCGGCAGGTGGCGATCGTCCTCGTCTCGGACGACGAGGTGTACGCCGTCGACCATCACGACCCGCACTCGGGCGCCCCGGTCATGGCCAGGGGCATCGTCGGCTCACGAGGCGATCGTCCGACGATCGCGTCCCCGTTGCACAAAGAGGTCTACGACCTCGGCACCGGCGAGTGCTACACCGACCCGTCGCTCGTGCTGCGCACGTACCGCACGCGCGTGGTGGGCGGGTCGATCGAGGTCGAGCTCGCGTCCTGA
- the lepB gene encoding signal peptidase I, with product MRADGDDGDTTTTAATRRRRGALLFLRDVLVIFVVAVLVSFLIKTFLIRSFFIPSGSMEVTLEVDDRIIVNQLVPEVVPLERGDVVVFRDPGGWLPARVEPEQPPLVAAVDWFLALVGLSAPDSNDHLVKRLIGLPGDHVTCCNALGQMSVNGVPLDEPYVTLPPGEEKVSRDDFDVTVPADRLWMMGDNRYDSQDSRYNGDTPLKGFVPIENVVGRAFVVSWPVSHWAWLGNYPDVFDGVEKGTG from the coding sequence ATGCGCGCAGACGGCGATGACGGCGATACGACGACAACGGCGGCGACGCGGCGCAGGCGCGGCGCACTGCTGTTCCTGCGCGATGTGCTGGTCATCTTCGTGGTGGCGGTGCTCGTCTCGTTCCTCATCAAGACCTTCCTGATCCGGTCGTTCTTCATCCCGTCGGGTTCGATGGAGGTCACCCTCGAAGTCGACGACCGCATCATCGTCAACCAGCTCGTGCCCGAGGTCGTGCCGCTCGAGCGCGGCGACGTGGTCGTGTTCCGCGACCCGGGCGGGTGGCTTCCGGCACGGGTCGAGCCCGAGCAGCCGCCGCTCGTCGCCGCGGTCGACTGGTTCCTCGCGCTCGTCGGGCTGAGCGCGCCCGATTCGAACGACCACCTCGTGAAGCGCCTCATCGGTCTGCCCGGCGACCACGTCACCTGCTGCAACGCGCTCGGGCAGATGAGCGTCAACGGCGTGCCGCTCGACGAGCCGTACGTCACCCTGCCGCCCGGCGAAGAGAAGGTCTCGCGTGACGACTTCGACGTCACCGTGCCGGCCGACCGGCTCTGGATGATGGGCGACAACCGGTACGACTCGCAGGACTCGCGCTACAACGGCGACACGCCGTTGAAGGGTTTCGTGCCCATCGAGAACGTCGTCGGTCGCGCGTTCGTCGTGAGCTGGCCCGTGTCGCACTGGGCGTGGCTCGGCAACTATCCCGACGTGTTCGACGGCGTCGAGAAGGGCACGGGCTGA